In the genome of Pristis pectinata isolate sPriPec2 chromosome 10, sPriPec2.1.pri, whole genome shotgun sequence, one region contains:
- the LOC127575232 gene encoding mitoregulin-like, with translation MAEVSERTLQLAVVLSFTSGFIVGWQANILRRRFLDWRKKRLQSKLIETQKKLDLA, from the coding sequence ATGGCTGAAGTGTCGGAGAGGACGCTGCAACTGGCTGTCGTCTTGTCCTTCACTTCGGGGTTCATCGTTGGTTGGCAGGCCAACATCTTGCGAAGGAGGTTCCTGGACTGGAGGAAGAAGCGGCTGCAGTCGAAGCTGATCGAGACGCAGAAGAAACTGGACTTGGCATAA